Proteins encoded in a region of the Sphingomonas sp. HMP9 genome:
- the treZ gene encoding malto-oligosyltrehalose trehalohydrolase has translation MTTWGPALAGDGTTFRLWAPDRDRVTLEIAGCDAVPMTRDPEGWFEATASVGAGARYRFRLADDLTVPDPAARAQDGGVHGWSVVVDHDAYAWRTPEWRGRPWEEMVIQEVHVGTLGGFAGVADNLPAIAALGITAIELMPVNAFGGTRNWGYDGVLPYAPAESYGTPDALKALVDRAHELGLAVFLDVVYNHFGPDGNYLGAYAQGFFNADVDTPWGGAVAVDQAPVHRFFVENALMWLNEYRFDGLRFDAVHAIGNDDFLDAMAIELRAKTEGRHVHLVLENEGNDADRLHPAAFDAQWNDDFHNVLHVLLTGETSAYYADFSDRPAERLARCLSEGFIYQGEGSPNHDGKPRGKPSAHLAPTAFVAFLQNHDQIGNRAMGERLTLLADRQKLRAATALLLLGPQIPLLFMGDEQGSETPFLFFTDFHDELADAVREGRRKEFAKFAAFADPEARKAIPDPNAHATFHQSRAQPGPDAAAWQDLYRTLLKIRHDAIIPRLRGTTSLGAEAIGEGAVVARWQMGDGAILTIALNLGEPIAFPEIDAVPIFAEGEPGHTGSVAVWLKS, from the coding sequence ATGACGACCTGGGGACCCGCGCTCGCCGGGGACGGTACGACTTTCCGGCTCTGGGCACCAGACCGCGACCGCGTGACGCTTGAGATCGCCGGTTGCGACGCGGTCCCCATGACCCGCGACCCGGAAGGCTGGTTCGAGGCGACCGCCTCGGTGGGCGCTGGCGCCCGCTACCGGTTCCGGCTGGCGGACGATCTGACGGTACCCGACCCGGCTGCGCGGGCGCAGGATGGCGGCGTCCACGGCTGGAGCGTCGTGGTCGATCACGATGCCTATGCGTGGCGCACGCCGGAATGGCGCGGCCGCCCGTGGGAGGAGATGGTGATCCAGGAGGTCCATGTCGGCACGCTCGGCGGTTTTGCCGGCGTCGCGGACAACCTCCCCGCGATCGCCGCGCTAGGCATCACAGCGATCGAACTCATGCCCGTCAACGCGTTTGGCGGCACGCGCAACTGGGGCTATGACGGCGTGCTCCCCTACGCCCCCGCCGAGAGCTACGGCACGCCTGACGCGCTGAAGGCGCTGGTCGATCGCGCGCACGAGCTCGGCCTCGCGGTGTTCCTCGACGTGGTCTACAATCACTTCGGCCCCGACGGGAATTACCTCGGCGCCTATGCGCAGGGGTTTTTCAACGCAGACGTCGATACCCCCTGGGGCGGCGCGGTGGCGGTCGATCAGGCGCCGGTCCACCGCTTCTTCGTCGAGAACGCGCTGATGTGGCTGAACGAATACCGCTTCGATGGCCTGCGCTTCGACGCAGTTCATGCGATCGGCAACGACGATTTCCTCGACGCGATGGCCATCGAACTCCGTGCGAAAACGGAAGGCCGCCATGTCCACCTCGTCCTCGAAAACGAAGGCAACGATGCCGACCGGCTCCACCCGGCCGCGTTCGACGCGCAGTGGAACGACGACTTCCACAACGTCCTACACGTCCTGCTGACCGGCGAGACCAGCGCCTATTACGCTGATTTTTCAGACCGTCCGGCCGAGCGTCTCGCACGCTGTCTCAGCGAAGGGTTCATCTACCAGGGGGAGGGCTCGCCCAACCACGACGGCAAGCCGCGCGGCAAGCCTAGCGCACATCTAGCGCCGACCGCCTTCGTCGCGTTCCTTCAGAACCACGACCAGATCGGCAACCGGGCGATGGGGGAGCGCCTGACCCTTTTGGCCGACCGGCAGAAGCTTCGCGCGGCGACCGCACTGCTGCTGCTTGGCCCGCAGATCCCGTTGCTGTTCATGGGCGATGAACAGGGTAGCGAAACCCCGTTCCTGTTCTTCACCGACTTTCACGACGAACTGGCCGACGCAGTGCGTGAAGGTCGGCGCAAGGAATTCGCCAAGTTCGCGGCCTTCGCCGACCCCGAAGCGCGCAAGGCGATCCCCGATCCGAACGCGCATGCGACCTTCCACCAGTCACGCGCGCAACCCGGCCCCGACGCTGCCGCGTGGCAGGACCTGTACCGCACGCTGCTGAAGATCCGCCACGACGCGATTATCCCCCGCCTGCGTGGCACGACCTCGCTCGGCGCCGAAGCAATCGGCGAGGGGGCGGTGGTCGCGAGGTGGCAAATGGGTGATGGCGCGATCCTCACGATCGCGCTCAACCTCGGCGAGCCGATCGCCTTCCCAGAAATCGACGCCGTACCGATCTTCGCCGAGGGCGAACCGGGCCATACCGGCAGCGTCGCGGTCTGGCTGAAGTCATGA
- a CDS encoding catalase → MTKTIAKDTGTPPQGATFETQIGEGGELHQIASGTGDVLTTQQGIPVFDDQNSLKVGDRGPTLLEDFHFREKIFHFDHERIPERVVHARGYGAHGTFTLTESLEEFTSAGILTEVGEQTPMFLRFSTVGGNKGSPDLARDVRGFAVKFYTKEGNWDVVGNNIPVFFIQDAIKFPDLIHAAKEEPDRGFPQAQTAHDNFWDFISLTPESMHMVMWIMSDRTIPRGFRFVEGFGVHTFRLVNAEGKGTYVKFHFKPKLGLQSVAWNEAVKINGADPDFHRRDLWNSIEQGNFPEWEMGVQLFDDDFADSFEFDVLDATKVIPEEQIPVRIIGSFKLDRLVDNFFAETEQVAFCMQNIVPGIGFTNDPLLQGRNFSYLDTQLKRLGSPNFTHIPINAPKIPVNNYQQDGHMAMHSRKGRANYEPNSWADTPRESPTKGYKHFPSQETGRKAQVRSATFADHYSQARQFFISQTPIEQKHIGDALTFELSKVERLDIRELMVGHLLNIDDTLAKTVATGLGLKSMPPKAKAAVEPRTDLPASDALSILKNAKGSFEGRKLGILVTDGAPAAIVQALVDGIVAAKATYEIIAPKVAGATLDDGTVAEGKQKIDGAPSVLYDAVAIVVSADGAKKLGKDKTAKDFVSDAFGHAKFIGFNADAKPFLEKAGIEDEDMDDGVIALGGKGDVDAFLTTLGKLRIWDRELNVDLDAPAFENPEAA, encoded by the coding sequence ATGACCAAGACCATCGCCAAGGATACCGGCACGCCGCCGCAAGGCGCGACATTCGAAACGCAGATCGGCGAAGGCGGCGAACTCCACCAGATCGCCAGCGGCACCGGCGACGTGCTAACCACGCAGCAGGGCATCCCTGTGTTCGACGACCAGAATTCGCTGAAGGTCGGCGATCGGGGTCCGACCCTGCTTGAGGACTTCCACTTCCGCGAGAAGATCTTCCATTTTGATCACGAGCGTATCCCCGAGCGCGTCGTCCACGCACGCGGCTACGGCGCACACGGCACGTTCACGCTGACCGAAAGCCTCGAAGAATTCACCAGCGCCGGCATCCTGACCGAAGTCGGCGAGCAGACGCCGATGTTCCTCCGCTTTTCGACGGTTGGCGGCAACAAGGGTTCACCCGATCTCGCACGCGACGTCCGCGGGTTCGCGGTCAAATTTTACACCAAGGAAGGCAATTGGGACGTCGTTGGCAACAACATCCCGGTGTTCTTCATCCAGGACGCGATCAAGTTCCCCGACCTGATCCACGCTGCGAAGGAAGAGCCCGATCGCGGCTTCCCGCAGGCGCAGACCGCGCATGACAATTTCTGGGACTTCATCAGCCTGACGCCGGAATCGATGCACATGGTCATGTGGATCATGTCCGACCGCACCATCCCGCGCGGCTTCCGCTTCGTCGAGGGCTTCGGCGTCCACACGTTCCGGCTCGTCAATGCCGAGGGCAAGGGCACGTACGTCAAGTTCCACTTCAAGCCGAAGCTGGGCCTACAGTCGGTCGCGTGGAACGAGGCGGTCAAGATCAACGGCGCGGATCCCGACTTCCATCGTCGTGACCTGTGGAACTCGATCGAGCAGGGCAATTTCCCCGAGTGGGAGATGGGCGTTCAGCTGTTCGACGACGACTTCGCCGACAGCTTCGAGTTCGACGTGCTCGATGCGACCAAGGTCATTCCCGAGGAGCAGATCCCGGTCCGCATCATCGGCAGCTTCAAGCTCGACCGTCTTGTCGACAATTTCTTTGCCGAGACCGAGCAGGTCGCGTTCTGCATGCAGAACATCGTGCCGGGGATCGGGTTCACCAACGATCCGCTGCTGCAGGGGCGCAACTTCTCGTATCTCGATACGCAGTTGAAGCGGCTTGGCAGCCCCAACTTCACGCATATCCCGATCAATGCGCCGAAGATCCCGGTGAACAATTACCAGCAGGACGGCCACATGGCGATGCACAGCCGCAAGGGCCGTGCGAACTATGAGCCGAACAGCTGGGCCGACACGCCGCGCGAGAGCCCGACCAAGGGTTACAAGCACTTCCCGTCGCAGGAGACGGGACGCAAGGCTCAGGTGCGCTCGGCGACGTTCGCCGATCATTATAGCCAGGCGCGCCAGTTCTTCATCAGCCAGACTCCGATCGAGCAGAAGCACATCGGCGATGCATTGACGTTCGAGCTGTCGAAGGTCGAGCGTCTCGATATCCGCGAACTGATGGTCGGCCATCTGCTCAACATCGACGACACGCTGGCGAAGACCGTCGCGACCGGTCTCGGTCTGAAGTCGATGCCACCAAAGGCGAAGGCCGCAGTCGAACCGCGGACCGACCTGCCGGCTTCGGATGCGCTTAGCATCCTGAAGAACGCCAAGGGCAGCTTCGAGGGTCGCAAGCTCGGTATCCTCGTCACCGACGGAGCACCGGCTGCCATCGTACAGGCCCTTGTCGACGGGATCGTCGCGGCGAAGGCCACGTACGAGATCATCGCGCCCAAGGTGGCGGGTGCAACGCTCGACGACGGCACGGTTGCCGAGGGCAAGCAGAAGATCGATGGCGCGCCATCGGTACTCTACGATGCCGTCGCAATCGTCGTGTCGGCGGATGGTGCGAAGAAGCTTGGCAAGGACAAGACGGCCAAGGACTTCGTCAGCGATGCTTTCGGGCATGCTAAGTTCATCGGCTTCAACGCCGACGCGAAGCCGTTCCTCGAAAAGGCCGGCATCGAGGACGAGGACATGGACGACGGCGTGATCGCGCTGGGCGGCAAGGGCGACGTCGATGCGTTCCTCACCACGCTCGGCAAGCTGCGCATCTGGGATCGCGAACTGAACGTCGATCTTGACGCACCCGCGTTCGAAAACCCCGAGGCGGCTTGA
- a CDS encoding NADH:flavin oxidoreductase/NADH oxidase, giving the protein MSGPKLFAPLQIGNLTLANRIVIAPMCQYSAVNGCMNDWHQIHLGQLALSGAALLTIEASAVLPEGRITHGDVGLYDDATEAAMAGVIESIRRWSDMPIAIQLSHAGRKASCEVPWKGGLQIAPGAPNGWQTEGPSTVPFLPEENASVSLDAEGLARVRDAFVAATVRAARLGIDAVQLHAAHGYLLHEFLSPLSNRREDAYGGSLENRMRFPLEVFDAVRAVFPAERAVTMRVSGTDWAEGGWDSEQTVAFAKALEARGCSAIHVSSGGTTPAQQIPVGPSYQVPLARAVKQSVSIPVVAVGLITEYEQAEAIVGTGDADMVALARTILYDPRWPWHAAAHLGGKVKAPNQYLRSQPRQYKDLFEA; this is encoded by the coding sequence ATGAGCGGCCCCAAATTGTTCGCGCCGCTCCAGATCGGCAATCTGACGCTCGCCAACCGGATCGTGATCGCGCCGATGTGTCAGTATTCGGCGGTCAACGGGTGCATGAACGACTGGCACCAGATCCATCTGGGTCAGCTCGCGCTGTCGGGCGCGGCGCTGCTGACGATCGAGGCAAGCGCAGTGCTGCCCGAGGGGCGGATCACCCATGGCGATGTCGGGCTGTACGACGACGCGACCGAGGCGGCGATGGCAGGCGTGATCGAGAGCATCCGGCGCTGGTCGGACATGCCGATCGCGATCCAGCTGTCGCATGCCGGCCGCAAGGCGTCGTGCGAAGTACCGTGGAAGGGCGGGCTTCAGATCGCGCCGGGCGCGCCGAACGGATGGCAGACCGAAGGCCCCTCGACGGTGCCGTTCCTGCCCGAGGAGAATGCGTCCGTCTCGCTCGACGCCGAGGGGCTGGCGCGGGTGCGCGATGCGTTCGTAGCCGCGACGGTACGTGCGGCGCGGCTCGGGATCGATGCGGTCCAGCTGCATGCCGCGCATGGCTATCTGCTGCACGAATTCCTGTCGCCGCTGTCGAACCGGCGCGAGGACGCCTATGGCGGCAGCCTCGAAAACCGGATGCGCTTCCCGCTCGAGGTGTTCGATGCGGTTCGCGCAGTATTCCCGGCCGAGCGCGCGGTGACGATGCGCGTTTCGGGTACCGACTGGGCCGAGGGCGGTTGGGATTCCGAGCAGACGGTAGCGTTTGCCAAGGCGCTCGAGGCGCGCGGCTGCAGTGCGATCCATGTCTCGAGTGGCGGCACGACGCCAGCGCAACAGATCCCGGTCGGGCCAAGCTACCAGGTACCGCTCGCGCGCGCGGTGAAGCAATCCGTGTCGATCCCGGTCGTCGCGGTCGGGCTGATCACCGAGTATGAGCAAGCCGAGGCGATCGTCGGGACGGGCGATGCAGACATGGTCGCGCTCGCCCGGACCATCCTGTATGATCCGCGCTGGCCCTGGCATGCCGCGGCGCATCTGGGCGGCAAGGTGAAGGCACCGAACCAGTATCTCCGGTCGCAGCCCCGGCAGTACAAGGACCTGTTCGAGGCGTAA
- a CDS encoding SDR family oxidoreductase — protein MHIDLTGQAAIVTGASSGLGRASAIAFAKAGAKVAVNYNSSADKAREVVEAIEQAGGEAFACEADTSDEAAVLQLFDQTAERFGGVDIVFANAGMQKDAAYADLTLEDWKRVIDVNLTGQFLVSREAVRRFRKQGDRGLSRSIGKILFMSSVHEVIPWAGHANYAASKGGSGMLMRTLAQEVAGDRIRVNGLAPGAIATEINADATADQDKLLELIPYGRIGDPEDVARAALFLVSDAADYIVGSTLTIDGGMSLYPGFRDNG, from the coding sequence ATGCATATCGACCTGACCGGCCAGGCCGCGATCGTTACCGGCGCGAGTTCCGGGCTAGGCCGCGCGTCCGCCATCGCCTTTGCCAAGGCGGGCGCGAAGGTCGCGGTCAATTACAACAGCAGCGCGGACAAGGCGCGCGAGGTGGTCGAGGCGATCGAGCAGGCGGGCGGGGAGGCGTTCGCGTGCGAAGCGGATACGTCGGACGAAGCGGCTGTGTTGCAGCTGTTCGACCAGACGGCGGAGCGCTTCGGCGGCGTCGACATCGTCTTCGCCAACGCCGGTATGCAGAAGGACGCGGCCTATGCCGACCTGACGCTGGAGGACTGGAAGCGCGTCATCGACGTCAACCTGACCGGGCAGTTTCTCGTGTCTCGCGAGGCCGTGCGGCGGTTCCGCAAGCAGGGCGATCGCGGCTTGAGCCGGTCGATCGGCAAGATCCTGTTCATGAGCTCGGTACACGAGGTCATTCCCTGGGCAGGGCACGCCAACTACGCCGCGTCCAAGGGCGGCAGCGGAATGCTGATGCGGACGCTCGCGCAGGAGGTCGCCGGCGACCGCATCCGCGTGAACGGCCTCGCCCCCGGTGCGATCGCGACCGAGATCAACGCGGACGCGACCGCCGATCAGGACAAGCTGCTCGAACTCATCCCCTACGGTCGGATCGGCGACCCGGAGGACGTGGCGCGCGCCGCGCTGTTCCTGGTGTCGGACGCGGCGGACTATATCGTCGGATCGACCCTGACGATCGATGGCGGCATGAGCCTGTATCCCGGCTTCCGCGACAATGGCTGA
- a CDS encoding glycoside hydrolase family 15 protein, whose translation MAERGDLHSISIADHGAIGNLETIALVDTAGTIDYLCWPCLDSASVFARLLDGDASGSGGGHFSVGPDLPDANIVQMYLPETNILLTRWMANAASVDLVDLMPVGDDKNDAPSRLVRRVTCTRGSATVRVRCAPLFDYGAMGRSASVTTTDDDVSRGRFDHESGLALAVHGGATLVADGCDLTAEIRLNEGDTVSLILSNPDDVSLDTEALDAIVEKDIAYWRAWSRKSRYRGRWRETVERSAMALKLLTSRKHGSIAAAATFGLPEAPGGVRNWDYRATWIRDSSFTVYALLRLGYQGEAVGFLHWAMDRAQACSKGNLGVMYALDGGEIADERKLDLAGFEGATPIVVGNEAKDQTQHDIYGALLDATYLGSKYGEPIAHDSWVAIGRIVDQVCETWSTPDSGIWEVRGPKKHYLHSRLMSWVAIDRAVRLAQKRSLPAPLVRWSETRTAIHDDIWANFWNDDLGRFVRAMGDAPEDLAVDGALLMMPLVRFIGATDPKWLATLEAIGEDLSDDGQVYRYRIDDGLPGQEGTFVACSFWYVECLARAGRLDEARLNFEKLLAHGNHLGLFAEEIAQDGSFLGNFPQGFSHLALISAAFYLDRALDSDGPKEWA comes from the coding sequence ATGGCTGAGCGAGGCGATCTCCATAGCATATCGATCGCCGATCACGGCGCGATCGGTAACCTGGAGACGATCGCGCTCGTCGATACGGCGGGCACGATCGACTATCTCTGCTGGCCGTGCCTCGACAGCGCCTCGGTGTTCGCGCGGCTGCTCGACGGCGATGCGAGCGGGAGCGGGGGCGGGCATTTCTCGGTCGGTCCCGACCTTCCCGATGCGAACATCGTCCAGATGTACCTGCCCGAGACCAACATCCTGCTTACCCGGTGGATGGCGAATGCAGCGAGCGTCGATCTCGTCGACCTGATGCCGGTCGGCGACGATAAGAACGACGCGCCATCGCGGTTGGTCCGGCGGGTAACTTGCACGCGCGGATCGGCGACGGTTCGCGTTCGCTGTGCGCCGCTGTTCGACTATGGCGCGATGGGACGCAGCGCCTCCGTAACCACGACCGATGACGACGTGTCGCGCGGCCGGTTCGATCATGAAAGCGGCCTTGCGCTGGCGGTGCACGGCGGGGCGACGCTCGTGGCGGACGGCTGCGACCTGACCGCGGAGATCCGCCTGAACGAAGGCGACACCGTCTCGCTGATCCTCAGCAATCCCGACGACGTCTCGCTCGACACAGAGGCGCTCGATGCGATCGTCGAGAAGGACATCGCCTATTGGCGCGCGTGGAGCCGCAAGTCGCGCTACCGAGGCCGCTGGCGCGAGACGGTGGAGCGGTCGGCGATGGCGCTGAAACTGCTCACGTCGCGCAAGCACGGCTCGATCGCGGCGGCAGCGACCTTCGGCCTGCCCGAAGCCCCCGGCGGCGTGCGCAACTGGGATTACCGCGCGACGTGGATTCGCGATTCCTCGTTCACCGTTTATGCGTTGCTGAGGCTCGGCTATCAGGGCGAGGCAGTCGGCTTCCTCCACTGGGCGATGGACCGCGCGCAGGCGTGTTCGAAGGGCAATCTCGGCGTGATGTATGCCCTCGACGGCGGTGAGATCGCCGACGAACGCAAACTGGACCTTGCCGGGTTCGAGGGCGCGACCCCGATCGTCGTCGGCAACGAGGCAAAGGACCAGACGCAGCACGATATCTACGGCGCGCTGCTCGACGCGACCTATCTCGGCAGCAAGTATGGCGAGCCGATCGCGCATGACTCATGGGTTGCGATCGGGCGGATCGTCGATCAGGTCTGCGAGACGTGGTCGACGCCGGACTCGGGCATCTGGGAGGTCCGTGGGCCGAAAAAGCATTATCTCCATTCCCGCCTGATGAGCTGGGTTGCGATCGATCGCGCCGTGCGGCTCGCGCAGAAGCGCTCGCTGCCAGCGCCGCTGGTCCGCTGGTCGGAGACACGGACGGCGATCCACGACGATATCTGGGCGAACTTCTGGAACGACGATCTCGGTCGCTTCGTCCGCGCGATGGGCGATGCGCCCGAAGATCTGGCGGTCGACGGCGCGTTGCTGATGATGCCGCTGGTCCGCTTCATCGGCGCGACCGACCCCAAGTGGCTCGCGACGCTGGAAGCGATCGGCGAGGATCTGTCCGACGACGGGCAGGTCTATCGCTACCGGATCGACGACGGCCTGCCGGGGCAGGAGGGGACGTTCGTCGCCTGTTCGTTCTGGTACGTCGAATGCCTCGCGCGGGCGGGGCGGCTCGACGAGGCGCGGCTCAACTTCGAGAAGCTGCTCGCGCATGGCAACCATCTCGGCCTGTTCGCCGAAGAGATCGCGCAGGACGGCAGCTTCCTCGGCAATTTCCCGCAAGGCTTCAGCCATCTCGCGCTGATCAGCGCGGCTTTCTACCTCGACCGTGCGCTCGACAGCGACGGTCCGAAGGAATGGGCATGA
- a CDS encoding SDR family NAD(P)-dependent oxidoreductase: MNLDIAGKIALITGADSGMGKETARMLLQEGVRVAISDQPGGDLDASVADLKAHGEVIAVEADLTKPDDVKTLFAKVREQLGEPDILVNCAGVTGATGDFLDVDDAGWQSTIDINLMGAVRVCREAIPAMRAAKWGRIVLMSSEDAVQPYVDELAYCASKAGISSLSKGLSKAYGCDNVLVNTVSPAFIATPMTDKMMHKRADEKGVSFDEAIETFLEEERPGMTLKRRGTAEEVASAIVFLCSERSSFINGADIRVDSGSVMTVAG, encoded by the coding sequence ATGAACCTCGATATCGCAGGCAAGATCGCGCTCATCACCGGTGCGGACAGCGGCATGGGCAAGGAAACCGCCCGGATGCTGTTGCAGGAAGGCGTCCGCGTCGCGATCAGCGACCAGCCCGGTGGCGACCTCGACGCCAGCGTCGCGGATCTGAAGGCGCATGGCGAGGTGATCGCGGTCGAAGCTGACCTTACCAAGCCCGACGACGTAAAGACCTTGTTCGCGAAGGTGCGCGAGCAGCTTGGCGAACCGGACATCCTGGTCAACTGCGCGGGCGTCACCGGTGCGACCGGCGACTTCCTCGATGTCGACGATGCCGGCTGGCAGTCGACGATCGACATCAACCTGATGGGTGCCGTTCGTGTCTGCCGCGAGGCGATCCCGGCGATGCGCGCCGCCAAATGGGGGCGCATCGTGCTGATGAGCTCGGAGGATGCGGTGCAGCCTTATGTCGACGAACTCGCCTATTGCGCGTCGAAGGCCGGGATCTCCAGCCTGTCGAAAGGGCTGTCGAAGGCGTACGGCTGCGACAACGTGCTGGTGAACACCGTCTCGCCGGCTTTCATCGCGACGCCGATGACCGACAAGATGATGCACAAGCGTGCCGACGAGAAGGGTGTGAGCTTCGACGAGGCGATCGAGACGTTCCTCGAGGAGGAGCGCCCGGGCATGACGCTGAAGCGCCGTGGTACGGCCGAGGAGGTCGCGTCGGCGATCGTGTTCCTATGCTCGGAGCGGTCGAGCTTCATCAACGGGGCTGATATTCGGGTGGACTCCGGCTCGGTGATGACCGTCGCGGGCTGA
- the glgX gene encoding glycogen debranching protein GlgX, with protein sequence MHLLPDTLDAGSAYPLGATFDGLGVNFAVYSANAEKIELCVYDETGRRELKRYPLPEWTDEVWHGYLPDAQPGLVYGYRAHGRYAPEEGHRFNPNKLLLDPYAKQMIGELRWTDAMYGYQVKSPRADLSFDKRDSALTMPKGVVTDSHFDWSRDVRPNTPWSETVIYEAHTKGLTKLFDEVQPSERGTFAALGNPKVIDYLKRLGVTALELLPIHTYIQDRFLQEKGLRNYWGYNTLNFFTPERSFFATDSHNELRRSIRRLHAAGIEVILDVVYNHTCEGSEQGPTLSWRGLDNASYYRLVKDDPRFSINDTGTGNTLNLTKARVLQMVADSLRYWATSFGIDGFRFDLGLTLGRTDTGFDPGAGFFDVLRQDPVLGRLKLITEPWDIGPGGYQLGNFPPGFAEWNDKYRDTVRKFWRGDHAQRADLAARLTGSADLFDRRARRPWASVNLLGAHDGYTLADTVAYEERHNEANGEDNNDGHSNNCSRNWGVEGPTDDPAILETRSRVMRSMLTTLFASLGTPMLVAGDEFGRTQNGNNNAYCQDNEISWLDWEKAKSPEGDALIDFTARLIALRRDYPMLRAGNFLYGDDTPAEGLKDIEWWDERGQQLTSEDWENTNGRALVMRRACELDSGEVQVISLLLNASEGPLTFHMPPPAEVERTVLIDSSKPEQPAIPINDSYELPPQGAALLSWMIAAA encoded by the coding sequence TTGCATCTACTGCCCGACACGCTCGACGCCGGATCCGCCTATCCGCTCGGAGCGACCTTCGACGGCCTCGGCGTCAATTTCGCGGTCTATTCCGCCAACGCCGAGAAGATCGAATTGTGCGTCTATGACGAGACCGGCCGCCGCGAGCTGAAACGCTATCCGCTCCCCGAATGGACCGACGAGGTCTGGCACGGCTACCTCCCCGACGCGCAGCCCGGGCTGGTCTATGGCTATCGCGCGCATGGACGGTACGCGCCGGAAGAAGGCCACCGCTTCAACCCGAACAAGTTGCTGCTCGACCCCTATGCCAAGCAGATGATCGGCGAGCTTCGCTGGACCGACGCGATGTACGGCTATCAGGTGAAGTCGCCGCGCGCAGATCTGAGTTTCGACAAGCGCGACAGCGCGCTGACGATGCCCAAGGGCGTCGTGACCGACAGCCATTTCGACTGGTCGCGCGACGTGCGCCCCAACACGCCGTGGTCGGAGACGGTGATCTACGAGGCACATACCAAGGGCCTGACCAAGCTGTTCGACGAGGTCCAACCTTCCGAACGCGGCACCTTCGCGGCGCTCGGCAATCCCAAGGTTATCGATTACCTCAAGCGCCTCGGCGTCACCGCGCTCGAGCTGCTGCCGATCCACACCTACATCCAGGATCGTTTTCTGCAGGAGAAGGGGCTGCGCAATTACTGGGGCTACAATACCCTCAACTTCTTCACGCCCGAGCGCTCGTTCTTCGCGACCGACAGCCACAACGAACTGCGCCGTTCGATCCGCCGGCTGCATGCCGCCGGGATCGAAGTGATCCTCGACGTCGTCTACAACCACACTTGCGAGGGCTCGGAACAGGGGCCGACGCTGTCGTGGCGCGGGCTCGACAATGCGAGCTACTACCGGCTGGTCAAGGACGATCCGCGCTTCTCGATCAACGACACCGGCACCGGCAACACGCTGAACCTGACCAAGGCGCGCGTGCTCCAGATGGTGGCGGATTCGCTGCGTTACTGGGCGACCAGCTTCGGCATCGACGGCTTCCGCTTCGATCTCGGGCTGACGCTGGGGCGGACGGATACGGGGTTCGATCCCGGTGCGGGCTTCTTCGACGTGCTGCGGCAGGATCCGGTGCTCGGCCGGCTGAAGCTGATCACCGAGCCTTGGGACATCGGCCCCGGCGGCTATCAGCTTGGCAACTTCCCCCCCGGGTTTGCCGAATGGAACGACAAATACCGCGACACGGTGCGCAAGTTCTGGCGCGGCGATCATGCGCAGCGCGCCGATCTTGCCGCGCGGCTCACGGGTTCGGCCGACCTGTTCGACCGCCGTGCGCGGCGTCCGTGGGCCAGCGTCAACCTGCTCGGCGCGCATGACGGCTACACGCTCGCCGACACCGTCGCGTATGAGGAGCGCCATAACGAGGCGAACGGCGAGGACAATAACGACGGCCATTCGAACAATTGCTCGCGCAACTGGGGCGTCGAAGGCCCGACCGACGACCCCGCGATCCTGGAGACGCGGTCGCGCGTGATGCGCTCGATGCTGACCACGTTGTTCGCCTCGCTCGGCACGCCGATGCTGGTCGCAGGCGACGAGTTCGGCCGCACGCAGAACGGCAACAACAACGCCTATTGCCAGGACAATGAGATCAGCTGGCTCGATTGGGAGAAGGCGAAGTCCCCCGAGGGCGACGCGCTGATCGACTTCACCGCGCGCCTGATCGCGCTGCGTCGCGACTATCCGATGCTCCGCGCCGGCAACTTCCTCTACGGCGACGACACGCCCGCCGAGGGCCTCAAGGACATCGAATGGTGGGACGAGCGCGGCCAGCAACTCACCTCGGAGGATTGGGAGAACACCAACGGCCGCGCGCTAGTCATGCGTCGCGCGTGCGAACTGGACTCCGGCGAAGTCCAGGTCATCTCGCTGCTGCTTAACGCGTCGGAAGGCCCGCTGACCTTTCACATGCCGCCGCCGGCAGAGGTCGAGCGCACCGTGCTGATCGACAGCAGCAAACCCGAGCAGCCTGCCATACCGATCAATGACAGCTACGAGCTTCCCCCCCAGGGTGCGGCGTTGCTGTCCTGGATGATTGCAGCGGCATGA